The Amblyomma americanum isolate KBUSLIRL-KWMA chromosome 6, ASM5285725v1, whole genome shotgun sequence genome has a window encoding:
- the LOC144095190 gene encoding phospholipase A2-like, with product MPLVCRLTANIVATANEEGAVYITSQEVNEITTAYRNVTTWYDTQIKEASSKQKRGPRILRELKLLMTCASVLKVHFKSSTSPLDLDRLLIFPGTRWCGRGNISGHKEDLGRFRGTDMCCREHDLVVDFIEPLSKKHGIKNMRLWPMTNCEDDQRFYNCLLGDGSDSSLMSACVGTIYFDVLSAQCFKKTYPTTCVDFKTTVLRTTCRKFKIDTSRPTWQTFNQNNFLNAYLRRS from the exons ATGCCCCTTGTCTGCAG GCTGACTGCGAACATTGTAGCAACGGCGAATGAGGAAGGGGCTGTCTACATCACATCTCAAGAAGTGAACGAAATCACCACAGCCTATCGGAATGTCACCACGTGGTACGACACCCAGATCAAAGAAGCTTCTTCGAAGCAGAAGAGAGGACCGAGAATTCTTAGAGAGCTGAAGCTACTCATGACCTGCGCTTCCGTGCTTAAGGTTCATTTCAAAAGTTCCACATCGCCGCTCGACCTGGACCGCCTGCTCATATTTCCAG GTACGAGGTGGTGCGGGAGAGGGAACATATCTGGCCACAAGGAGGACCTTGGGCGTTTCAGAGGCACCGACATGTGCTGCCGCGAGCACGATCTTGTCGTGGACTTTATCGAGCCACTGTCGAAGAAGCACGGAATCAAGAACATGCGCTTATGGCCAAT GACAAACTGCGAAGACGACCAAAGGTTTTACAACTGCCTTTTGGGTGACGGCAGTGACAGCAGCCTGATGTCAGCATGCGTCGGAACTATATACTTCGACGTACTTAGTGCACAATGCTTCAAAAAAACCTACCCTACCACATGCGTTGACTTCAAAAC aacagTTCTTCGAACGACGTGCCGAAAATTCAAGATTGACACATCGAGGCCAACATGGCAAACATTTAATCAAAACAATTTCCTGAACGCTTACCTGCGGAGGTCCTAA